Proteins from one Pseudomonas grandcourensis genomic window:
- a CDS encoding alpha/beta hydrolase has protein sequence MSQQIFFAHANGFPSGTYGKLFAALAPEFQVTHLEQHAHDPRYPADDNWYNLVDELIHHLQQQAEPVWGVGHSFGGVLHLHAALRCPELYRGVVMLDSPVLTRTDQWVIRAAKRFGFIDRLTPAGRTLGRREEFADLESARKYFAGKTLFRSFDPECFDAYLQHGLHQVGDKLRLRFDPATEISIYRGVPHTSPGSTRQLQVPLAVVRGHNSRVVMRHHASSVDRLPLGESLTMPGGHMFPLERPLDTADMLKGLFHRWGGRRQQDCA, from the coding sequence ATGTCGCAACAGATCTTTTTCGCCCACGCCAATGGTTTTCCTTCGGGGACCTACGGCAAGTTGTTTGCGGCGCTGGCACCCGAGTTTCAGGTGACGCATCTGGAGCAGCACGCCCACGACCCGCGTTACCCGGCGGACGACAACTGGTACAACCTGGTGGATGAGCTGATCCATCACCTGCAACAACAGGCCGAGCCCGTGTGGGGTGTCGGTCACTCCTTCGGTGGCGTGTTGCACCTGCATGCGGCTTTGCGCTGCCCTGAGTTGTATCGCGGGGTGGTGATGCTCGACTCGCCAGTACTGACCCGCACCGACCAATGGGTCATACGGGCGGCCAAACGCTTCGGTTTCATCGACCGCTTGACCCCGGCCGGGCGTACCCTGGGCCGCCGTGAAGAATTCGCCGACCTGGAAAGCGCCCGCAAGTATTTCGCCGGTAAAACCCTGTTTCGCAGCTTCGACCCGGAATGCTTTGACGCCTACCTGCAACACGGCTTGCACCAGGTCGGCGACAAGCTGCGCCTGCGCTTCGACCCGGCCACGGAAATCAGCATCTACCGCGGCGTGCCGCACACCAGCCCGGGCAGCACCCGGCAGTTGCAAGTGCCGCTGGCGGTGGTTCGCGGGCACAACAGCCGCGTGGTGATGCGCCATCACGCCAGTTCGGTCGACCGCCTGCCGCTGGGCGAGTCGTTGACCATGCCTGGCGGCCACATGTTTCCGCTCGAACGTCCCCTGGATACCGCTGACATGCTCAAAGGCCTGTTCCATCGCTGGGGCGGCCGTCGACAGCAGGATTGCGCATGA
- a CDS encoding hotdog fold thioesterase, which produces MSLWRTTPNIERLNAIQKNTIGELLDIRFEAFDDESLTASMVIDHRTHQPYGLLHGGASVVLAESVGSMASYLCIDASKFYCVGLEINANHLRGLRSGRVTAVAKPIHIGRTTHVWDIRLTSDEGKASCVSRLTMAVVPLGENPPTR; this is translated from the coding sequence ATGAGCCTGTGGCGCACCACCCCGAACATCGAGCGGTTGAACGCAATCCAGAAAAACACCATTGGCGAATTACTGGACATCCGTTTCGAAGCCTTTGACGACGAGTCCCTGACCGCCAGCATGGTCATCGATCACCGCACCCATCAGCCGTACGGCTTGCTGCATGGCGGTGCCTCGGTGGTGCTGGCCGAATCGGTCGGTTCGATGGCCAGCTACCTGTGCATCGATGCCAGCAAATTCTATTGCGTGGGCCTGGAAATCAACGCCAACCATTTGCGCGGCCTGCGCAGCGGGCGGGTGACGGCGGTGGCCAAGCCGATCCACATCGGCCGCACGACCCATGTCTGGGACATTCGCCTGACCAGCGATGAGGGCAAGGCCAGTTGCGTGTCGCGACTGACCATGGCGGTGGTGCCGTTGGGTGAGAATCCGCCGACGCGTTGA
- a CDS encoding AMP-binding protein: protein MSAAFRLPLDVFYEREARHPRQRFLVQPAGGGRVETLTWADVGHQARCAAHWLRARELPQGSHIALISKNCAHWIIADLAIWMAGHVSVPLYPNLTAETVAQVLEHSEAALAFIGKLDDWPGMSRGVSADLPTISLPLHPPGDFDFSWDDLQRNSPIQDNPKPGADQLATIIYTSGTTGMPKGVMHSFGNLGFATTRGTALFGLNESDRLLSYLPLCHVAERMFVELASIYTGQTVFFAESLDTFLADLKRARPTALFGVPRIWTKFQMGVYSKIPAKRLDFLLGLPIIGKRVGHKVLAGLGLDALRIALSGAAPVPQTLLQWYRKLGLDVLEVYGMTESCGYSHIGMPGQNKPGWIGKPCPEVEVRIAETGEVMVRSGATMLGYYKEPEKTADTITEDGFLRTGDKGEEDAEGNLRLTGRLKEIFKTSKGKYVAPAPIENRLAVHSRIEQVCVVGDGLSAPLGLCVLSAVGQQDAGGAARAGLHSSLEKLLEEVNGALDKHEKLRRLVVVKDSWAVENGFLTPTLKIKRNVIEAAYGERFEEWSERSEAVLWQDCPTNKTNEETL, encoded by the coding sequence ATGTCTGCTGCTTTTCGTTTGCCACTGGACGTCTTCTACGAGCGTGAGGCCCGTCATCCCCGCCAGCGCTTTCTGGTCCAGCCTGCCGGCGGCGGGCGTGTCGAGACCTTGACCTGGGCCGACGTCGGTCATCAAGCCCGCTGCGCAGCCCACTGGTTGCGGGCACGGGAACTGCCGCAGGGCAGCCATATCGCCCTGATCTCGAAGAACTGTGCGCACTGGATCATTGCCGACCTGGCGATCTGGATGGCCGGACATGTCTCGGTGCCGTTGTATCCAAACCTCACCGCAGAGACCGTTGCCCAGGTACTCGAACATTCGGAGGCGGCGCTGGCATTCATCGGCAAGCTTGACGACTGGCCAGGCATGTCCCGTGGCGTCAGCGCTGACCTACCGACCATCAGCCTGCCCCTGCATCCTCCCGGCGATTTTGATTTCAGCTGGGACGACCTGCAACGCAACTCGCCCATCCAGGACAATCCCAAACCTGGCGCCGATCAACTGGCGACCATCATCTACACATCCGGCACTACGGGCATGCCCAAGGGCGTGATGCACAGCTTCGGCAATCTGGGGTTCGCCACCACCCGCGGCACTGCGTTGTTCGGCCTCAACGAATCCGACCGGCTATTGTCCTACCTGCCGCTGTGCCACGTTGCCGAGCGGATGTTCGTCGAACTGGCGTCGATCTATACCGGCCAAACGGTGTTTTTCGCCGAGAGCCTCGACACCTTCCTCGCCGACCTGAAGCGTGCGCGCCCGACCGCACTGTTTGGCGTGCCGCGCATCTGGACCAAATTCCAGATGGGCGTGTACAGCAAGATCCCGGCAAAACGCCTCGACTTCCTGCTCGGCCTGCCGATCATCGGCAAACGGGTCGGGCATAAAGTCCTCGCCGGGTTGGGGCTGGATGCGTTGCGCATCGCCTTGTCCGGCGCAGCTCCGGTGCCGCAGACCTTGCTGCAGTGGTACCGCAAACTGGGGCTGGACGTGCTGGAGGTCTACGGCATGACCGAGAGTTGCGGCTACTCCCACATCGGCATGCCGGGCCAGAACAAACCGGGCTGGATCGGCAAGCCGTGCCCGGAGGTAGAAGTGCGGATCGCCGAGACGGGGGAGGTCATGGTGCGCAGTGGCGCGACCATGCTCGGGTATTACAAGGAACCGGAAAAAACCGCCGACACCATTACCGAGGACGGCTTCCTGCGTACCGGCGACAAGGGTGAAGAGGACGCCGAAGGCAATCTGCGCCTGACCGGACGCCTGAAGGAGATCTTCAAGACCAGCAAAGGCAAGTACGTGGCCCCGGCACCGATTGAAAATCGCCTGGCCGTGCATTCGCGCATCGAACAGGTCTGCGTGGTGGGCGATGGCTTGAGTGCACCGCTGGGGTTGTGCGTGTTGTCGGCGGTCGGCCAGCAGGATGCCGGCGGGGCCGCGCGCGCCGGCCTGCATTCGAGCCTGGAAAAACTGCTGGAAGAGGTCAACGGCGCCCTCGACAAGCATGAAAAACTGCGGCGTCTGGTGGTGGTCAAGGACAGTTGGGCCGTGGAAAACGGCTTTCTCACCCCGACCCTGAAGATCAAGCGCAACGTGATCGAAGCGGCCTACGGTGAGCGCTTTGAGGAATGGAGCGAGCGCAGCGAAGCGGTGCTGTGGCAGGATTGCCCCACGAACAAAACCAACGAGGAAACTCTGTGA
- the sixA gene encoding phosphohistidine phosphatase SixA, with amino-acid sequence MKLWVLRHGEAEPYGTRPDSERALTDHGRKEVLSSAARLMGEPLTAIYASPYLRAQQTAQLVREALGFEPEIRTVEWLTPDTDPDKVAEQLVSVSNVLLVSHNPLVGHLLSYLQHGAGHPPEKVSTAGLAELKGDELLIGSMKLDSIKHP; translated from the coding sequence ATGAAACTCTGGGTATTGCGTCATGGTGAAGCCGAGCCTTATGGAACGCGACCTGATTCCGAGCGAGCATTGACCGACCACGGCCGCAAGGAAGTGTTGAGCAGTGCTGCACGGTTGATGGGTGAGCCGCTGACGGCGATCTATGCCAGCCCCTACCTGCGTGCACAGCAGACGGCGCAACTGGTGCGCGAGGCATTGGGCTTCGAGCCCGAGATCCGCACCGTCGAATGGCTGACCCCGGACACCGACCCGGACAAAGTGGCCGAGCAACTCGTATCGGTGAGCAACGTCCTTTTGGTCAGCCACAACCCGCTGGTAGGGCATTTGTTGAGTTACCTGCAACATGGTGCCGGGCATCCGCCGGAAAAAGTCAGCACCGCCGGGTTGGCCGAGCTCAAGGGCGATGAGTTGCTGATCGGGTCGATGAAGCTCGACAGCATCAAGCATCCTTAA
- a CDS encoding DUF4389 domain-containing protein — MNDPKVEAKYESILLRVLWMILFVLVWQVAQFILGAVVLVQLIYRLFYGAPSASLMNFGDSLSQFLAQIGRFGSFHSDQKPWPFADWPTPRTPEGEAPHVVAPAPHPARDEEPKL, encoded by the coding sequence ATGAACGATCCAAAAGTAGAAGCCAAGTACGAATCCATCCTGCTGCGGGTGCTGTGGATGATCCTCTTCGTGCTGGTGTGGCAAGTGGCGCAGTTCATCCTCGGCGCCGTCGTGCTGGTGCAGTTGATCTATCGTTTGTTCTATGGCGCTCCAAGCGCCAGCCTGATGAATTTCGGCGACAGCCTGAGCCAGTTTCTGGCGCAGATCGGTCGTTTCGGCAGCTTTCACAGCGACCAGAAGCCCTGGCCGTTCGCCGACTGGCCGACGCCGCGTACACCGGAAGGTGAGGCGCCGCATGTCGTGGCACCGGCACCGCATCCGGCCCGAGATGAGGAACCCAAGCTATGA
- a CDS encoding NAD(P)H-dependent glycerol-3-phosphate dehydrogenase, with amino-acid sequence MTEQRPIAVLGGGSFGTAVANLLAENGHQVLQWMRDPEQAEAIRVNRENPRYLKGIKILPSVTAVTDLQATLDACDLCFVALPSSALRSVLVPHAERLTGKMLVSLTKGIEAHTFKLMSEILEEIAPQARIGVLSGPNLAREIAEHALTATVVASEDEELCQQVQAALHGRTFRVYASADRFGVELGGALKNVYAIIAGMAVALGMGENTKSMLITRALAEMTRFAVNQGANPMTFLGLAGVGDLIVTCSSPKSRNYQVGFALGQGLSLDEAVTRLGEVAEGVNTLKVLKAKAQEVGVYMPLVAGLHAILFEGRTLEQVIGLLMRGEPKTDVDFISTSGFN; translated from the coding sequence ATGACTGAACAGCGCCCGATTGCGGTCCTGGGAGGCGGAAGTTTTGGAACCGCCGTGGCTAATCTGCTGGCCGAGAACGGGCATCAGGTCCTTCAGTGGATGCGTGACCCCGAACAGGCCGAGGCCATTCGGGTCAATCGCGAAAACCCGCGTTACCTCAAAGGCATCAAGATTCTGCCCAGCGTCACGGCGGTCACCGACCTGCAAGCCACGCTGGATGCCTGCGACCTGTGTTTCGTCGCATTGCCCTCCAGTGCGCTGCGTTCGGTGCTGGTGCCGCACGCCGAACGCTTGACCGGCAAAATGCTGGTGAGCCTGACCAAAGGCATCGAAGCCCACACGTTCAAGTTGATGAGCGAGATCCTCGAAGAGATCGCCCCGCAGGCGCGCATCGGCGTCCTTTCCGGACCCAACCTGGCCCGTGAAATCGCGGAGCACGCGCTGACCGCCACTGTGGTCGCCAGTGAAGACGAAGAACTCTGCCAGCAGGTTCAGGCCGCGCTACACGGGCGCACCTTTCGTGTATACGCCAGCGCCGACCGTTTCGGCGTGGAGTTGGGCGGGGCGTTGAAAAACGTCTACGCGATCATCGCTGGCATGGCGGTGGCGCTGGGCATGGGCGAAAATACCAAGAGCATGCTGATCACCCGGGCATTGGCGGAAATGACCCGCTTTGCGGTGAATCAGGGCGCCAACCCAATGACCTTCCTGGGGCTGGCGGGCGTGGGCGATCTGATCGTGACCTGTTCGTCGCCCAAGAGCCGTAACTATCAGGTCGGTTTCGCCCTCGGCCAGGGCTTGAGCCTGGACGAGGCGGTCACGCGCCTGGGCGAAGTTGCCGAAGGGGTCAACACCCTTAAAGTGCTCAAGGCCAAGGCCCAGGAGGTTGGCGTGTACATGCCGCTGGTCGCCGGGCTGCACGCGATCCTGTTCGAGGGCCGCACGCTGGAGCAGGTCATCGGTCTGTTAATGCGTGGCGAGCCGAAAACCGACGTCGACTTTATTTCCACCAGTGGTTTCAACTAA
- a CDS encoding ABC transporter substrate-binding protein: MPYRLAGRTPTLGRWLAVLCLLFSGVSGSFAVKAADILLTGAEDNPGVRAFAQTLSELRPRDHVRFQTVANMPLPDKLPENIRLILLDLPSLDWRLQNAQGPATLVLRISRLQARQRLNNTLPARLCLLWSDPPLDRQLRLTRTLLPQARRIGVLYDTHSEFLLNELRQAALPLDLEVVTQRWDNIHDSRPLQALLNKSDVLLGLDDADLYNPQTAKNLLLSSYSRQVALIGPNAGFVKAGSLASTYSDQSDWLAVLDELLDRPPATWPRTHYPHRFKVASNPQVARSLGIEQINDASVATLLAEGERRP; this comes from the coding sequence ATGCCGTATCGTCTGGCCGGGAGAACGCCGACCTTGGGCCGGTGGCTGGCGGTACTTTGCCTCTTGTTCAGCGGCGTATCAGGCAGCTTTGCGGTGAAGGCGGCCGACATTTTGCTCACGGGTGCCGAAGACAATCCCGGCGTGCGGGCTTTCGCTCAGACCCTGAGCGAGTTACGGCCCAGGGACCACGTACGATTCCAGACAGTGGCGAACATGCCACTACCGGACAAGCTGCCGGAAAACATCCGCTTGATACTGCTCGACCTGCCCAGCCTCGACTGGCGCCTGCAAAACGCCCAGGGCCCGGCGACTCTCGTATTGCGCATCAGCCGCCTGCAAGCCCGGCAACGCTTGAACAACACGTTGCCGGCGCGCCTTTGCCTGCTATGGAGCGATCCACCACTGGACCGCCAGTTGCGCTTGACCCGCACCCTGTTGCCCCAGGCCAGACGCATCGGCGTGCTCTATGACACCCACAGTGAATTCCTCTTGAATGAGCTGCGTCAGGCCGCCCTCCCCCTGGATCTTGAGGTGGTCACCCAGCGCTGGGACAACATTCACGACAGTCGTCCATTGCAGGCATTGCTAAATAAAAGCGACGTGTTGCTGGGCCTGGACGATGCCGACCTGTACAACCCGCAAACCGCAAAGAACCTGCTGCTGAGCAGCTACTCGCGGCAAGTGGCGCTGATCGGACCCAACGCCGGATTCGTCAAGGCCGGGAGCCTGGCCAGCACCTATAGCGATCAAAGCGACTGGTTGGCGGTCCTCGACGAATTGCTCGACCGGCCACCGGCCACCTGGCCGCGCACGCACTATCCCCATCGATTCAAGGTCGCGAGCAATCCGCAAGTGGCGCGTTCATTGGGTATCGAACAGATAAACGATGCGTCTGTCGCCACACTGCTGGCTGAAGGAGAACGCCGTCCATGA
- a CDS encoding ATP-binding protein: protein MSLRRRWDINTRTQLISLGPALLLTLLLISFFTFVRIQDLRQEITHTGQLIANQLAPATEYGVISGNIEVLETLLKATLATPNVSFLEIQDSANRVLVYVEQPNEHHNRAQQLEVFQAPIRLQRIALHNDFFQSSKTATAAPVEDYLGRVIVGLSNDAFSRRQQEIVLKAAILALFALLFTFLVARRLAGSLSQPIRDIGNAVKAIQDGDYKTPLPIVDDTELGALSQHINNLASGLEQASREQHQAMAQLIQTREEAEKANNAKSDFLAMMSHELRTPMNGVLGMLQLLETTDMTEEQVEYAALASESTEHLLKVINDILDFSRIERSELELEHIPFNLADLIGSCAQSFQHSAAQRGLDLQLMIPDDMRGLQAKGDPTRIRQILVNLVGNALKFTEKGRVTIEAQWQSLDHELLWFTCTVRDSGIGIPAQSLELMFNAFQQADSSISRRYGGTGLGLPIARTLAERMGGTLRAQSEEGRGSVFTLEIPLALHQQTQPLLPPRTQSRNSNGEGRNVLLVEDNPVNQTVIEAMLRSLGFKVSVVADGAQAVRSAESLIFEAILMDCRLPIIDGYEATRQIRKLPGCTDLPIIALTANALQGDREACLSAGMNDYLAKPFKRTDLQQILQRWVQ from the coding sequence ATGAGCTTGCGCCGTCGCTGGGACATCAACACCCGCACCCAACTGATCAGCCTCGGCCCCGCACTGCTGCTGACCTTGTTGCTGATCAGCTTCTTCACGTTCGTGCGCATCCAGGATCTGCGTCAGGAAATCACCCACACCGGCCAGTTGATCGCCAATCAACTGGCCCCGGCCACCGAGTACGGAGTGATTTCGGGCAACATCGAAGTGCTCGAAACCTTGCTCAAGGCGACGCTGGCCACGCCCAACGTGAGCTTTCTGGAAATCCAGGACAGCGCCAACCGGGTTCTGGTGTACGTCGAACAACCGAACGAACACCACAATCGCGCGCAACAGCTCGAAGTGTTCCAGGCACCGATACGGCTCCAGCGCATAGCGTTGCACAATGATTTTTTCCAGAGCAGCAAAACCGCCACCGCGGCCCCTGTCGAGGACTATCTGGGCCGGGTGATCGTCGGGCTGTCCAACGACGCCTTCAGCCGGCGCCAACAGGAAATCGTGCTCAAGGCCGCCATCCTGGCGCTGTTTGCACTGCTGTTTACCTTCCTCGTGGCCCGACGTCTGGCCGGCAGCCTGTCGCAACCGATCCGTGATATCGGCAATGCGGTCAAGGCGATCCAGGACGGCGACTACAAGACACCGCTGCCCATTGTCGACGACACCGAGCTGGGGGCGCTGTCGCAACACATCAACAACCTCGCCAGCGGTCTCGAGCAGGCCAGCCGCGAACAGCATCAAGCCATGGCGCAGTTGATCCAGACCCGCGAAGAAGCGGAAAAGGCCAACAATGCCAAATCCGATTTCCTCGCCATGATGAGCCATGAACTGCGCACGCCAATGAATGGTGTACTGGGCATGCTGCAGTTGCTGGAAACCACCGACATGACCGAGGAACAGGTGGAGTACGCGGCGCTGGCCTCCGAATCCACCGAGCACTTGCTCAAGGTCATCAACGACATCCTGGATTTCTCGCGGATCGAACGTTCGGAGCTGGAACTGGAGCACATCCCGTTCAACCTCGCCGACCTGATCGGCAGTTGCGCCCAGTCGTTCCAGCACAGCGCCGCGCAACGCGGCCTGGACCTGCAACTGATGATCCCCGACGACATGCGCGGCTTGCAGGCCAAGGGCGACCCGACACGTATCAGACAGATTCTGGTCAACCTGGTCGGCAACGCGCTGAAGTTCACCGAAAAGGGCCGCGTCACCATCGAGGCACAGTGGCAGTCGCTGGACCATGAGTTGCTGTGGTTCACCTGCACCGTGCGCGACAGCGGCATCGGCATCCCGGCGCAAAGCCTGGAATTGATGTTCAACGCTTTCCAGCAGGCCGACAGTTCCATCTCGAGACGCTACGGCGGCACGGGGTTGGGCCTGCCGATTGCCCGTACCCTGGCCGAACGCATGGGCGGTACTTTGCGCGCGCAGAGTGAGGAAGGCCGCGGCTCGGTGTTCACCCTGGAAATTCCCCTGGCTCTGCACCAGCAGACACAACCGCTGTTGCCCCCTCGCACGCAGTCGCGCAACAGCAACGGCGAAGGGCGCAATGTGCTGTTGGTCGAAGACAACCCGGTCAACCAGACAGTCATCGAGGCCATGTTGCGCAGCCTGGGCTTCAAGGTCAGTGTCGTCGCCGACGGCGCGCAGGCGGTACGCAGTGCCGAGAGCCTGATTTTCGAAGCGATCCTGATGGATTGCCGGTTGCCGATCATCGATGGCTATGAAGCCACCCGACAAATCCGCAAGCTACCCGGCTGCACCGACCTGCCGATCATCGCCCTGACCGCCAACGCCTTGCAGGGCGACCGCGAAGCCTGCCTGTCGGCGGGGATGAACGATTACCTGGCCAAGCCGTTCAAACGGACTGATCTGCAGCAAATTCTGCAGCGTTGGGTGCAGTAG
- the fabA gene encoding 3-hydroxyacyl-[acyl-carrier-protein] dehydratase FabA: MTKQNAFTREDLLRCSRGELFGPGNAQLPAPNMLMVDRITLISEEGGKYGKGELVAELDINPDLWFFACHFEGDPVMPGCLGLDAMWQLVGFFLGWQGLPGRGRALGSGEVKFFGQVLPTAKKVTYNIHIKRVLKGKLNLAIADGSVTVDGREIYTAEGLRVGVFTSTDNF, from the coding sequence ATGACCAAACAAAACGCCTTTACCCGGGAAGACCTGCTGCGCTGCAGTCGCGGTGAGCTGTTCGGCCCAGGTAACGCGCAACTGCCCGCCCCGAACATGCTGATGGTCGATCGCATCACCCTGATCAGCGAAGAAGGTGGCAAGTACGGCAAAGGTGAATTGGTCGCCGAGCTGGATATCAATCCGGACCTGTGGTTCTTCGCCTGCCACTTCGAAGGCGATCCGGTGATGCCGGGCTGCCTGGGCCTCGACGCCATGTGGCAACTGGTCGGCTTCTTCCTTGGCTGGCAAGGCCTGCCGGGCCGTGGCCGTGCGCTGGGTTCGGGCGAAGTGAAATTCTTCGGCCAAGTGCTGCCGACCGCCAAGAAAGTCACCTATAACATTCATATCAAGCGCGTCCTCAAGGGCAAGCTGAACCTGGCCATCGCCGACGGTTCGGTCACTGTCGACGGTCGCGAAATCTACACCGCCGAAGGCCTCCGGGTCGGCGTGTTCACCTCCACTGACAACTTCTAA
- the fabB gene encoding beta-ketoacyl-ACP synthase I, producing MRRVVITGLGIVSCLGNDKETVSANLRASRPGIRFNPEYAEMGLRSQVSGSIDLNLEELIDRKIYRFVGHAAAYAYLAMKDAITDSGLTEEQVSNPRTGLIAGSGGASTLNQMEALDILREKGVKRVGPYRVTRTMSSTVSACLATPFKIKGLNYSIASACATSAHCIGTAMEQIQMGKQDIVFAGGGEEEHWSQSFLFDAMGALSSKRNDTPEKASRAYDADRDGFVIAGGGGMVVVEELEHALARGAKIYAEIVGYGATSDGYDMVAPSGEGAIRCMQQALSTVDTPIDYLNTHGTSTPVGDVAEMKGVREVFGDKAPAISSTKSLSGHSLGAAGVHEAIYCMLMMEGNFIAGSANIDELDPEVADLPVLTKTRENATINTVMSNSFGFGGTNATLVLKRWQGK from the coding sequence ATGCGCCGCGTCGTTATCACTGGTCTGGGTATCGTTTCTTGCCTGGGCAATGACAAAGAGACCGTCTCCGCTAACCTGCGTGCAAGCCGCCCTGGCATCCGGTTCAACCCGGAATATGCCGAAATGGGTCTGCGTAGCCAGGTTTCCGGCTCCATTGACCTCAACCTTGAAGAACTGATCGATCGCAAGATCTATCGCTTCGTCGGCCACGCGGCAGCTTATGCCTACCTGGCCATGAAAGACGCCATCACCGACTCCGGCCTGACCGAAGAGCAGGTGTCCAACCCGCGTACCGGCCTGATCGCCGGTTCCGGTGGCGCATCGACCCTGAACCAGATGGAAGCGCTGGACATCCTGCGCGAGAAAGGCGTCAAGCGCGTCGGCCCATACCGCGTAACGCGGACCATGAGCAGTACCGTTTCCGCGTGCCTGGCCACTCCGTTCAAGATCAAGGGCCTGAACTACTCCATCGCTTCTGCCTGCGCCACCAGTGCTCACTGCATCGGTACCGCCATGGAACAGATCCAGATGGGCAAGCAGGACATCGTCTTCGCCGGCGGCGGTGAAGAAGAGCACTGGAGCCAGTCGTTCCTGTTCGACGCCATGGGCGCCCTGTCCAGCAAGCGTAACGACACTCCGGAAAAAGCTTCCCGTGCCTACGATGCTGACCGTGACGGTTTCGTCATCGCCGGCGGTGGCGGCATGGTCGTGGTTGAAGAGCTGGAACACGCTCTGGCCCGCGGTGCCAAGATCTACGCGGAAATCGTCGGCTACGGCGCAACGTCCGACGGCTACGACATGGTTGCCCCAAGTGGCGAAGGCGCGATCCGCTGCATGCAGCAGGCGCTGTCCACCGTCGACACCCCGATCGACTACCTGAACACCCACGGCACTTCGACCCCGGTCGGCGATGTCGCGGAAATGAAAGGTGTGCGTGAAGTGTTCGGCGACAAGGCTCCGGCCATCAGCTCCACCAAGAGCCTGTCGGGTCACTCCCTGGGCGCCGCCGGCGTTCACGAAGCGATCTACTGCATGCTGATGATGGAAGGCAACTTCATTGCCGGCTCCGCCAACATCGACGAGCTGGACCCTGAAGTGGCCGACCTGCCGGTGCTGACCAAGACCCGCGAAAACGCAACCATCAACACCGTGATGAGCAACAGCTTCGGTTTCGGTGGCACCAACGCCACCCTGGTACTGAAGCGCTGGCAGGGTAAGTAA
- a CDS encoding DUF2058 domain-containing protein, with the protein MSISLRDQLLKAGLVNQKQAKQVSKDKQKQQRLVHKGQIELDDSQQRAAQEAMAEKVKRDQELNRQQQEKAEAKARAAQVKQLIEVSRLPKLTTEDYYNFVDDKKVKRICVNTLMRNKLSSGSLAIVHHAGGYEVIPREAALKIQERDPQRIVQLNVQTEEVSVEDDPYAAYKIPDDLMW; encoded by the coding sequence ATGAGCATTTCCCTTCGCGACCAGTTGCTCAAAGCAGGGCTGGTCAACCAGAAGCAGGCCAAGCAGGTCAGCAAAGACAAGCAGAAACAACAACGCCTGGTCCACAAAGGCCAGATCGAGCTGGATGACTCCCAGCAGCGCGCGGCGCAGGAAGCCATGGCCGAGAAGGTCAAGCGCGACCAGGAGCTCAACCGCCAGCAGCAGGAGAAGGCTGAGGCCAAGGCCCGTGCCGCGCAGGTCAAGCAATTGATCGAAGTCTCGCGCCTGCCGAAATTGACGACCGAGGATTACTACAACTTCGTCGACGACAAGAAGGTCAAGCGCATCTGCGTCAACACCCTGATGCGCAACAAGCTCAGCAGCGGTTCGCTGGCCATTGTGCATCACGCTGGCGGCTACGAAGTGATTCCGCGTGAGGCGGCGCTGAAGATTCAGGAGCGCGACCCGCAACGCATCGTGCAGTTGAATGTGCAGACCGAAGAAGTCAGCGTCGAGGACGATCCGTACGCGGCCTACAAGATCCCTGATGATCTGATGTGGTAA